TCGATGGCGCCGGCGCGCTGTGCAGCATGCAGAAAAGTCTTGATCACTCCACGCCCAGAATGGCGACAAACCGCCCATTCTGAGCGGCTGCTCAGCGCATCGTACGTTAGTCTTCCGTTGCCCGGCAGACGCAATGATGCGGCGCCCGCCGCTGTACCGCTGGGCGGGCTGTTCGATTTATTCCCGCATTACCACGCGTTCGTTAGTCTCCTTAAACTAGTCGCCTCACGAGGATAAACTGGTCGTCTCATGAGGAGGCGGCGACGCAGCGCGCTGTCGGCCGCGCTGTTAGGCTATCTCGCGGTTAAGGTGATGATTGGCGCCTACCGGACACTGCTACGATGGCGGGTGACCCGATGCGGCCGACGCTGGTATCATCTCGTACTGTATATTTATACAGGATTAGATGATGGACGCGATTCCCGCCGGCGGCGTGGACCCGTTCTACTATGTCGCAAACTTTCGTCGCGCTATCGCGTGGTTGAGCGATCGATGTGATGACCTGCTTGACGAGCAAGAGCGAGCCTTCATCGACGCGGTCGAGCCGTTGCCGCACGCGTCGCGCGCACTGCTGGTCCGGATGCTAATGCGCAAAGGACCGTTGTTTCGCACGGACAAGCTGCGTTATGCCGAGATCGGCGAGCCGCTTGCCGCATGCGGGCCATTGATTGCGCGAGGCTGGGTTGAGCTCGATCCGCCGATGTCGGTCGACGAACTGTTCACTGTGGCGACCAAGGTCCAACTCGAGCACCGCTTCGAGGCGGCGAAGACGGCGCGCGGCACGAAGGCGGCGCTGCTTGACGCGCTGCGCACCGCGTATCCCGGTGTACAACAGGCGTACTCGGCCTGGTGCCCGAACGGGCCAGCAAAGGTTGTCCGTTTCCTGCTGGGGCCCCTGTGTGATCGGCTTCGATTAATGTTTTTCGGGAACCTGTGGCAGGACTGGTCGGAGTTCGTGCTGGCTGACCTGGGTGTTTTCCGCTACGAAGCCGTGCGCTTGGACGGATCGTCCCGTGCATTCCAACGGCGCGAAGATGTCGATGCCTACTTCTCGTTGCATGCGTGTCGTCAGGCATTGGACGCGGCGCCTGACGACGCGAAGCTGGATGCATTGCTGTCGCAGGCGTGCGCATGTCCGACTGAGAATCCTTGGCTCGGTATGCGTCGCGCCAAAGTGTTGTTTCGGATCGGCCAGCACTGCGAGCGGCGGCGCGATTGGCTGCGCGCGCTGCATGCGTACGAGGTGAGCACATATCCGGAAGCCCGCTATCGGCGAGTGCGCGTGCTCGAGGCGCTCGGCCGTCGCGGTGACGCGTTGGCGCTTGCTGCGCAAGTCGTACGCACGCCAGTTAGCGAGGTCGAGGCACAGCGCGCCGCGCGTACCCTTGCGCGGCTACAGCGCGTGCCGCGCGCCGCACGACAGCAATCGCCGCTGCCGATGCAATCAGCATGTGGCGAGCAGCCATCCGGCTCGCATCGCGTACCTTCACTACAATCTGATTTATCGGCATCGGCATCGGCATCGGCATCGGCATCGGCATCGGCATCGGCATCGGCATCGGCATCGGCATCGGCATCGGCATCGGCATCGGCATCGGCATCGGCATCGGCATCGACATCGACATCGATATCGACATCGACACAGACATCGACACAGACACAGACACAGACATCGGCAACGCCGATCTCGCGCAGCGACTGGCTCCTGCCCATGCCCGCCGTGCCGATGCGGGTCGAGCACGTATTGCGCGCTCACCTGCATCGCCCGGAGGCGCCGGTGTTCTATGTCGAAAACGCATTGATCAACACCTTGTTTGGCCTGTTGTGCTGGCAGGTGATATTCGCGCCGATACCCGGCGCATTCTTTCATCCGTTCCAGCGCGGGCCGGCGGACCTAGACGCGCCAACGTTCGTCGCGCATCGTCAGGCGCTGTTCGATGCGTGCCTGCAACAGCTCGACGATGGTCGCTATCGACGCACGATCGAAAATAATTTTGCCGCGAAGGCCGGGATTCAATCGCCGTTCGTGGCCTGGGGCGTGTTCGACCCCGCGTTGTTGACGCTCGCGCTGGACTGCATGCCGGCCGCCCATCTGAAGCTGTGGTTCGAGCGGTTGTTGTGGGACGTCTCGCAGAACCGTTCTGGATTTCCGGATCTGGTCCGATTCGTGCCGGCCGTGCGTTCGTATGAACTGATCGAGGTGAAAGGGCCCGGCGACCGGCTGCAGGACAATCAGTTGCGCTGGCTCGCCTACGCACACGAAAAGGGGCTGCCGGTCAGCGTCGCGCACGTGCGGTGGCTCGACGACGGAGATAGGATGTCGGCGCCGCCCGCCGCGGTCGGCAATGCGATCCCGGACGGCGTCAGCGCGCCAGCGCAGTGGGCGGTGTGATGCGCTATGTGATTGCCGTGCGCGCATTGTGCGAATTCACGGCGAAGCAAGGCGACCTGGATCTGCGGTTCACGCCGTCTCCCAGCGCCGAGGAGGGTAGGACCGGCCATCGCGTCGTTGCGAGCCGCCGCCATGCGGACTACCAAACGGAAATCAGTGTCACGGGCGAGTACCGGGAACTGACGGTGCGCGGTCGCGCGGACGGCTACGATCCGCAACGGGGTCGGCTCGAGGAAATCAAGACGTATCGCGGCGAACTGGATGCGATGCCGGACAATCACCGCGCGCTGCATTGGGCACAGTTGCGGGTGTACGGCTGGCTGTTCTGTCAGCAGGCGCGCGTGCCGTCGATCGAACTCGCACTGGTGTACTACGACATCACGACTGGGCACGAAACAGTGCTGACCGAGACGGCAAGTGCCGCTGCGCTGCAAGCGGCGTTCGAACAGCAATGTGCACGCTTTATCGACTGGGCGGCTCGGGAACGAGCACACCGCGCCGCGCGCGATGCGATGCTGCACGGTTTGCAGTTGCCGTTTCCTGCGTTTCGTGCGGGTCAGCGCGAGCTTGCCGAGGCGGTCTACCGCGCGGCACTCGGCGCCCGTGTGCTGCTCGCGCAAGCACCGACGGGCATCGGCAAGACGCTCGGTACGCTGTTTCCACTGCTCAAGGCCTGTCCGCGCGCATCGATCGACAAAGTGTTTTTCTTGAGCGCGAAGAGTCCGGGTCGGCAACTGGCATTGGATTCACTGCAGTTTTTGACGCGTGGCACCGTGGGACCGCGACGGTCAGCAGAACCAACAGAACCAACAGAACCAACAGAACCAACAGAACCAACAGAACCAACAGAATCAACAGAACCAACAGAATCAGCAGAATCAGCAGAATCAGCAGAATCAGCAGAATCAGCGCGGGCCGGATCCAGGGTGGTCGGACGCACAGGCATCGGCGCGCGCGCGCCAAGGTCTGCCCCCGCGCTGCCGCTGCGCGTGGTTGAACTAGTCGCGCGCGACAAGGCGTGCGAGTATCCGGGGAATGCGTGTAACGGGCAGTCATGCACGCTCGCGCAAGGCTTCTATGATCGGTTGCCGGCTGCCCGTGAGGCGGCGTTGGCAAGATACTGGCTCGATCGCAGCGTGCTGCGCGAAGTGGGCTTGACCCATCATGTGTGTCCGTACTACTTGGGCCAGGAATTGGTGCGCTGGGCTGATGTGATCGTCGGCGATTACAACTACTATTTTGACACCGGCGCCCCCCTGTTTGCGTTGACCGTGCAAAATCAGTGGCGGATCGCCGTGCTGGTGGACGAGGCGCATAATTTGCCCGAACGGGCGCGGGCGATGTACTCGGCCACGCTCGAACAGGGGGAACTGGCCCAACTTGCTCGTGGCGCGCGCGGCACGCTGGGTACCGCACTGCGTCGCTTGCAGCGATGCTGGAACACGCTGAATCGCGCGCAAGCCGAACCGTATCGTGCCTCTGACGTGTTGCCCGATGCATGGCTATGCGCGCTGCAGCGCGCCGTTGGTGCGATCGGCGAGCATCTGGCCGAGCCGCAACTTGTACCGGACGTGCGCCTGGAGCGCTTTTATCTCGATGCGATCCACTTCCTGCGCATCGCTGAGCGTTTCGACGAGCACTGGATGTTCGACGTCACACTGGCCACGCTGGAGGGGGCCGCGGCGCGTGCCACGCGGCGCTCGACGTTGTGCATCCACAATATCGTGCCGGCGGCGGCATTGCGCGCGCGTGTGGCGGCAGCCCATTCGATGACGCTTTTTTCCGCGACACTGTGGCCTGCGCGCTTCTATCGCGACCTGCTCGGACTACCGGACGATACTGTCAATGTCGACGTCGACAGTCCGTTCAGTGCGGAGCAACTCGCCGTGTACGTGACGCCGTCGATCTCGACCCGCTATCGGGACCGCCAGGCGTCGCTTGGCGCGCTGGTTGAGCAGATTGCCTCGCAGTATGCGGCGCGGCCCGGCAACTATCTGTGCTTTTTTAGCAGCTTTGCATATCTGGAACAGGCGGCTGCGCTGTTCAACACTACGCATCCGTCGATTCCGGTGTGGCAGCAGGCCCGGGCGATGGACGAGCCGGCACAGCGTGCCTTCATCGCCCGCTTCGAGCCGCACGGCCGCGGCATCGGTTTCGCCGTGCTCGGCGGTGCATTTGCCGAGGGCATCGACCTGCCCGGCACACGGCTGGTTGGCACGTTTATCGCCACGCTCGGGATGCCGCAAATCAATGCGGTGAACGAACAGTTGCGCGAGCGGATGCAGCGGCTGTTTAGTGCCGGATTCGACTATACGTACTTGTTCCCAGGGGTGCAGAAAGTAGTGCAGGCCGCAGGCCGCGTGATCCGCAGCGAGACTGACCGTGGTGTCGTGCATCTGCTGGATGACCGCTTTATGCGGCGCGACGTGCGCGCGTTGCTGCCACGCTGGTGGAAGATCCAGCCGGAGAGTCACCGCTAGGCGGCGGGCAGCGGGCCGACCACTCGCGGCGTAACGGGTCAACTACCGGTAGGGCCACGGGCCTATGCACCGACCCGACCACCGATCCGACCACCAACCGGGTGTTCCGGCTGGAACACCCGGTCGCCGCCCGCTGCGTCACATTTCTTCGGCCCACGACATATTTTCGTGCGCCATTAGCGCGGACGAAGCGGCGGGCCCGTAGGTGCCGGCCGTGTAGGTGCGGGGGCGTTCGCCCAGTTCGCGCCAGCCGGCCAGGATCGGCTCGACCCAGGTCCAAGCGGCTTCCAATTCATCGCGGCGCATAAAATGGGTCAGGCGCCCCCGGATCACGTCGATCAGCAGCCGCTCGTAGGCTTCGGCGCGGCGTCCCGTAAACGCCTGCTGCAAGTCCAGGTTCAAATTGACCGGCAGCATGTGCATGCCGCTGCCCGGCTCCTTCGCAAGCATTTGCAACTGGATCGATTCCTCCGGTTGCAGCTGGATTACCAGCCGGTTACCGTAGTTGCGCGGCCCGCTCGGAATGATCGAGAAAGGCAAGTCGGCGAAATCGATGACGATCTCGGAGAGCCGCTTCGGCATCCGCTTGCCGGTGCGCAGGAAGAACGGCACGTTGGCCCAACGCCAGTTGTTGATGTGCGCGCGCAGCGCGACGAACGTCTCCGTGTGGCTGCCTGGCGGCACGTTGTCTTCCTCAAGATAACCCTTGACTGGCTCCCTACCGATCGCGCCTGCGGTGTACTGGCCGCGCACCGTATCGCGGGCGATGTCCGAGACCGTCATCGGACGCAGCGAGCGCAGTACCTTGAGCTTTTCGTCCCGTACCGCATCGGGATCGAGCGACACGGGCGGTTCCATCGCCACGATGCACAGCAACTGCAGCAGGTGGTTCTGCACCATGTCGCGCAGCGCACCGGTCTGGTCATAGAAACCGGCCCGGCTGCCGACGCCCACGGTCTCGGCGACCGTGATTTGCACGTTCTTGATGTACGGCGCTTGCCACAGTGGCCCGAAAATCGCGTTGCCAAAGCGCAGTACCATCAGGTTCTGCACGGTCTCCTTGCCCAGGTAATGGTCGATCCGGTAGATCTGCGATTCGGCAAAGTGCTGGCCGACCGACGCGTTAATCGCACGTGCCGACGCGAGGTCGTGTCCCAACGGTTTTTCGAGCACGACGCGCGATTGTTCGTCGACCAGCCCGCACGCGGTGAGGTTGTCGCAGATCGTCGTGAAGAGCTCGGGTGAGGTGGCCAGATAGAACACGCGTTGTGCTCCGGGGCGGGACGCCGCGACGAGGTTGGCGTAGTCGGGTGACGAGCCGGCATCGATCCGCACGTAGTCGAGCAACGCCAGGAAGCGGTCCCACGCTTGTTTGTCCAGCACACTGCTGTCGACGAACGGCCGCGAGTGCTCGTCGATGAACGCGAGGTACTGGTCGCGCGAGAAGTCCTTACGGCCGATCGCGATGATCCGCGTGTCGGCCAGCAGGTTGCCGTGCAGATGCGCCATGTACAGCGCCGGAAGCAATTTGCGGGCCGACAGGTCGCCGCCGCCGCCGAAGATGATCATGTCCAGCGTAGAGGCGGATGCGGCGGAAGAAACCGTGGTTGTCATGGTGCGTGCGTGTCGCGGGCCGGTTGAGCAACCCTTATGGTGCATGGTTATTCGGATTTTTGCACGCCCCCGCGCATCGCACGCTCAGCCGCGTCGTGCGATCAACTCGGAGACGCGTTGCGCCGCGTCGAGCAATGGCGCAAGGCATGATTGGGTCATCTGAATTGCCGATTGTCGTTGTGCATTGCCGCTGATATTCATCGCGGCGATGATGCGCTGCTGGCGGTCGCGAATCGGCGCTGACATCGAAATCAGGCCACCTCCAGCTCCTGGTCAACGATGGACCAGCCTTGTTCGCGCACCTGTGCGATGGCTTGCTTGATCTGGGGCTTGTCGGTCAGCGTTTGCTGCGCCCGCGTTGCGTCGAATGAGCGGATCATCCGCCAGTTGGCGTGCGAACGACTGCACGTATGAGTCGCCCGGGCGTTCGCCGCCGGCGGGTCGTCCGGCGTCAGGCGCCGGTCCTTTGGCGGAGACGCTCGGATTCGAAGTTGTTGTTTGTTGCATCGTGCTCGCTTGCGTTGGTGCGCGGCTGACGTTGACGGCCACCTATGAATTGCAGCGACGGGCCGGGCGCTTCGTACTTGCGACAATGTGCATCGGCGTTGGCCAAGGCATCGCGCTTGCGCTCGAGCGCGTGTGAAGTCGGCGCGCTCCAATGTGCCATAGTGGGCGTGCAGCCCGCCGGCTCATTATCTGAACGACTGACGAGGAACCCATCATGCCATTTGCGTCGATCGACGGAATTCACCTGCATTACTGTATTGACGGTGCCGAGCATACCGATGCGCCGTGGGTCGTGCTGTCCAATTCGCTGGGCACGCAGCTCGCGATGTGGGATGCCCAAGTCCCGGCGCTAAACGCACATTTTCGCGTGCTGCGTTACGATACGCGCGGACACGGACAGTCGGATACGCCGCCGGGGCCTTATACAATCGGACGGCTGGCCGATGACGTGGTTGCGTTGCTTGACGCATTGGGTATCGAGCGTGCGCACTTTTGCGGTTTGTCGATGGGCGGGCAGATCGGCATTGCGCTTGGCGCGCGTCATGGCGACCGGCTGATCCGGCTGGTGTTGTCGAACACGGCACCCAAGATCGGCTCGCCGCCGGTATGGAACCCGCGCATCGCGAAAGCGCGCGGCGAAGGCATGGCTGACTTGGCCAACGCGGCCATTGAGCGCTGGTTCACGCCGGGATTTCGCGAGCGGCAAGCCGCCCAGGTTGAGCCGTTGCGAGCGCAACTGATGGCTACCGACCCCGAGGGGTATGCCGCAAACTGCGAGGCGGTGCGCGATGCGGATTTGCGCGACGAACTGGGCCGCATCACCCTACCGACGTTGGTCATTGTCGGCACGCACGATGTTGCGACAAGTCCGGAGCAGGGCCGGGCGATGGCTGCGGCGATCTGGGGGGCGCAGTATCTTGAACTCGACGCATCGCATATCTCGAACATCGAACAGCGCGACACGTACAACCGCGAGTTGGTGGCATTCCTGCGGGGCGCCGCATAACAGGGCC
This sequence is a window from Mycetohabitans rhizoxinica HKI 454. Protein-coding genes within it:
- a CDS encoding ATP-dependent DNA helicase, with the protein product MRYVIAVRALCEFTAKQGDLDLRFTPSPSAEEGRTGHRVVASRRHADYQTEISVTGEYRELTVRGRADGYDPQRGRLEEIKTYRGELDAMPDNHRALHWAQLRVYGWLFCQQARVPSIELALVYYDITTGHETVLTETASAAALQAAFEQQCARFIDWAARERAHRAARDAMLHGLQLPFPAFRAGQRELAEAVYRAALGARVLLAQAPTGIGKTLGTLFPLLKACPRASIDKVFFLSAKSPGRQLALDSLQFLTRGTVGPRRSAEPTEPTEPTEPTEPTEPTESTEPTESAESAESAESAESARAGSRVVGRTGIGARAPRSAPALPLRVVELVARDKACEYPGNACNGQSCTLAQGFYDRLPAAREAALARYWLDRSVLREVGLTHHVCPYYLGQELVRWADVIVGDYNYYFDTGAPLFALTVQNQWRIAVLVDEAHNLPERARAMYSATLEQGELAQLARGARGTLGTALRRLQRCWNTLNRAQAEPYRASDVLPDAWLCALQRAVGAIGEHLAEPQLVPDVRLERFYLDAIHFLRIAERFDEHWMFDVTLATLEGAAARATRRSTLCIHNIVPAAALRARVAAAHSMTLFSATLWPARFYRDLLGLPDDTVNVDVDSPFSAEQLAVYVTPSISTRYRDRQASLGALVEQIASQYAARPGNYLCFFSSFAYLEQAAALFNTTHPSIPVWQQARAMDEPAQRAFIARFEPHGRGIGFAVLGGAFAEGIDLPGTRLVGTFIATLGMPQINAVNEQLRERMQRLFSAGFDYTYLFPGVQKVVQAAGRVIRSETDRGVVHLLDDRFMRRDVRALLPRWWKIQPESHR
- a CDS encoding VRR-NUC domain-containing protein, encoding MDAIPAGGVDPFYYVANFRRAIAWLSDRCDDLLDEQERAFIDAVEPLPHASRALLVRMLMRKGPLFRTDKLRYAEIGEPLAACGPLIARGWVELDPPMSVDELFTVATKVQLEHRFEAAKTARGTKAALLDALRTAYPGVQQAYSAWCPNGPAKVVRFLLGPLCDRLRLMFFGNLWQDWSEFVLADLGVFRYEAVRLDGSSRAFQRREDVDAYFSLHACRQALDAAPDDAKLDALLSQACACPTENPWLGMRRAKVLFRIGQHCERRRDWLRALHAYEVSTYPEARYRRVRVLEALGRRGDALALAAQVVRTPVSEVEAQRAARTLARLQRVPRAARQQSPLPMQSACGEQPSGSHRVPSLQSDLSASASASASASASASASASASASASASASASASASASTSTSISTSTQTSTQTQTQTSATPISRSDWLLPMPAVPMRVEHVLRAHLHRPEAPVFYVENALINTLFGLLCWQVIFAPIPGAFFHPFQRGPADLDAPTFVAHRQALFDACLQQLDDGRYRRTIENNFAAKAGIQSPFVAWGVFDPALLTLALDCMPAAHLKLWFERLLWDVSQNRSGFPDLVRFVPAVRSYELIEVKGPGDRLQDNQLRWLAYAHEKGLPVSVAHVRWLDDGDRMSAPPAAVGNAIPDGVSAPAQWAV
- the pcaD gene encoding 3-oxoadipate enol-lactonase is translated as MPFASIDGIHLHYCIDGAEHTDAPWVVLSNSLGTQLAMWDAQVPALNAHFRVLRYDTRGHGQSDTPPGPYTIGRLADDVVALLDALGIERAHFCGLSMGGQIGIALGARHGDRLIRLVLSNTAPKIGSPPVWNPRIAKARGEGMADLANAAIERWFTPGFRERQAAQVEPLRAQLMATDPEGYAANCEAVRDADLRDELGRITLPTLVIVGTHDVATSPEQGRAMAAAIWGAQYLELDASHISNIEQRDTYNRELVAFLRGAA
- the zwf gene encoding glucose-6-phosphate dehydrogenase, whose amino-acid sequence is MTTTVSSAASASTLDMIIFGGGGDLSARKLLPALYMAHLHGNLLADTRIIAIGRKDFSRDQYLAFIDEHSRPFVDSSVLDKQAWDRFLALLDYVRIDAGSSPDYANLVAASRPGAQRVFYLATSPELFTTICDNLTACGLVDEQSRVVLEKPLGHDLASARAINASVGQHFAESQIYRIDHYLGKETVQNLMVLRFGNAIFGPLWQAPYIKNVQITVAETVGVGSRAGFYDQTGALRDMVQNHLLQLLCIVAMEPPVSLDPDAVRDEKLKVLRSLRPMTVSDIARDTVRGQYTAGAIGREPVKGYLEEDNVPPGSHTETFVALRAHINNWRWANVPFFLRTGKRMPKRLSEIVIDFADLPFSIIPSGPRNYGNRLVIQLQPEESIQLQMLAKEPGSGMHMLPVNLNLDLQQAFTGRRAEAYERLLIDVIRGRLTHFMRRDELEAAWTWVEPILAGWRELGERPRTYTAGTYGPAASSALMAHENMSWAEEM